A genome region from Terriglobales bacterium includes the following:
- a CDS encoding S41 family peptidase — MSKKLKAVILGVSIAVVLFTIAGGLGVRAASNDGAYRQLGVYSEVLSRIRSEYVEEPNIPQVTDGALHGLLESLDPNSSYLTAAEYKQYRTRKSDAKGQIGATISKRFGYAAVISVIPGGPADKAGIENGDIFEAIESRTTREMSLAEIQSLLAGDPGSNVNVAVVRARRAEPQKVTITRNTVKIPDVSEKSFEDGIIYIKVDAFNKGKAQDIAAKLKEDQKKGAKKVILDLRDCSEGDMQEGIATANLFLNHGIITYLQGQRYPKEVFNADLNKVVTGLPLVVLVNRGTAGPAEVTAAAILENARGDVLGDKTFGVGSVQKLIEIPDGSALILSVAKYYSPTGKAIQDSAVTPNIMVADNSDDFVLPDDEDNPTAGEEPKKPQRTLQNDEQLKRAIEVLKNRDAKVATAGK; from the coding sequence ATGTCCAAGAAACTCAAAGCGGTAATCCTCGGCGTCTCCATTGCCGTCGTTCTGTTCACCATTGCGGGGGGACTCGGTGTCCGCGCCGCCTCCAATGACGGAGCCTACCGTCAGCTTGGCGTTTATAGCGAAGTGTTGTCCCGGATTCGCAGCGAGTACGTCGAGGAACCGAACATCCCGCAGGTGACCGACGGGGCCCTGCATGGCCTGCTGGAATCGCTCGATCCCAACTCCAGCTACCTGACCGCGGCCGAGTACAAGCAGTACCGCACGCGCAAGAGCGACGCCAAGGGGCAGATCGGGGCCACCATCTCCAAGCGCTTCGGTTACGCCGCGGTGATTTCCGTGATCCCGGGCGGTCCTGCCGACAAGGCGGGGATCGAGAATGGCGACATCTTTGAGGCCATCGAAAGCCGTACGACGCGCGAGATGTCGCTGGCGGAAATCCAGTCGCTGCTCGCCGGCGATCCCGGTTCGAACGTGAATGTCGCGGTGGTGCGCGCGCGCCGCGCCGAACCGCAGAAGGTCACCATCACGCGCAACACGGTGAAGATTCCCGACGTCAGCGAGAAGAGTTTCGAAGACGGCATCATCTACATCAAGGTGGATGCCTTCAACAAGGGCAAGGCGCAGGACATCGCCGCCAAGCTGAAGGAAGACCAGAAAAAGGGCGCCAAGAAAGTCATTCTTGACCTCCGCGATTGCTCCGAAGGCGACATGCAGGAAGGCATCGCGACCGCGAACCTGTTCCTGAATCACGGGATCATCACCTACCTCCAGGGACAGCGCTATCCGAAAGAGGTCTTCAACGCCGATTTGAATAAGGTCGTCACCGGGCTGCCGCTGGTGGTCCTGGTCAATCGCGGCACCGCTGGTCCGGCCGAGGTTACGGCCGCTGCCATCCTGGAAAACGCTCGTGGCGACGTGCTCGGCGACAAGACCTTCGGGGTGGGCTCGGTTCAGAAACTGATCGAGATACCGGATGGCTCGGCCCTCATCCTGAGCGTGGCCAAATACTATTCACCGACCGGCAAGGCCATCCAGGATTCGGCGGTGACTCCCAACATCATGGTCGCCGACAACAGCGATGACTTCGTCCTGCCCGACGACGAAGACAATCCCACCGCCGGCGAAGAGCCGAAGAAACCGCAGCGCACTCTGCAAAACGACGAACAACTGAAGCGCGCCATCGAAGTGCTGAAAAATCGCGACGCCAAGGTAGCGACCGCGGGAAAATAG